In a single window of the Eshraghiella crossota genome:
- the grpE gene encoding nucleotide exchange factor GrpE — translation MDNEELQKEEPVTDTEEITEDTEEVTETAETEETGNEAEESKGFFKKKKDKKDQKDILIEELNDKYRRTMAEFDNFRKRTEKEKAAMYEIGAKDVIEKILPVVDNFERGLATIPEDDKATPVAEGMDKIYRQLTKVLEDVGVKEIDACGKEFNPDYHNAVMHVEDEAFGENEVAEVLQKGYTYRDSVVRHSMVKVAN, via the coding sequence ATGGATAATGAAGAACTTCAGAAGGAAGAACCTGTAACGGATACAGAAGAAATTACAGAGGATACTGAAGAAGTGACTGAAACAGCCGAGACAGAAGAAACAGGTAATGAGGCTGAAGAAAGCAAGGGATTTTTCAAAAAGAAAAAAGATAAGAAAGACCAGAAGGATATTCTTATAGAAGAACTTAACGACAAATACAGAAGAACAATGGCTGAGTTTGATAATTTTAGAAAGAGAACTGAAAAAGAAAAAGCCGCAATGTATGAAATCGGAGCAAAGGACGTAATCGAAAAGATACTTCCGGTCGTGGACAATTTTGAAAGAGGTCTTGCCACAATTCCTGAGGATGACAAGGCAACGCCTGTAGCCGAAGGAATGGATAAGATTTACAGACAACTCACAAAAGTGCTTGAAGATGTCGGGGTTAAAGAGATAGATGCCTGCGGCAAAGAATTTAATCCTGATTACCACAATGCAGTGATGCATGTGGAAGATGAAGCATTCGGTGAGAATGAAGTAGCAGAAGTTTTACAAAAGGGATACACATATAGAGATTCCGTTGTAAGACATAGTATGGTTAAAGTAGCAAATTAA
- the dnaK gene encoding molecular chaperone DnaK, translating into MGKIIGIDLGTTNSCVAVMEGGKPVVIANTEGIRTTPSVVAFTKTGERLVGDPAKRQAVTNADKTISSIKRHMGSDYKVTIDDKKYTPQEISAMILQKLKKDAESYLGETVSEAVITVPAYFNDAQRQATKDAGKIAGLDVKRIINEPTAAALAYGLDNETEQKVMVYDLGGGTFDVSIIEIGDGVIEVLSTNGDTHLGGDDFDQKIIDWMVSEFKKAEGVDLSTDKMALQRLKEAAEKAKKELSSATTTNINLPFITATADGPKHFDMNLTRAKFEELVNDLVERTAIPVQNAMKDAGLNYSDISKVLLVGGSTRVPCVQEKVKQLTGKEPNKSLNPDECVAIGASIQGGKLAGDAGAGDILLLDVTPLSLSIETMGGIATKLIERNTTIPTKKSQVFSTAADNQTAVDINVLQGERQFAKDNKSLGQFRLDGIPPARRGVPQIEVTFDIDANGIVNVSAKDLGTGKEQHITITSGTNMSDDDIEKAVKEAAEFEAQDKKRKEGIEARNEADSMVFQTQKALDEVGDKISGSDRDAVEADLNALKAVIDRTTPESMTDADVDEIKAAKDKLMNSAQTLFAKLYEQGQGAAGAAGPDMGAGAGPDMGNNSGAADDVVDGDYREV; encoded by the coding sequence ATGGGTAAAATAATCGGAATTGACTTAGGTACAACAAATAGCTGTGTAGCAGTAATGGAAGGTGGTAAGCCGGTAGTTATAGCTAACACAGAAGGAATCAGAACAACACCTTCAGTTGTTGCATTTACAAAAACAGGAGAAAGACTTGTAGGTGATCCTGCAAAACGTCAGGCAGTAACAAATGCTGATAAGACAATTTCTTCTATTAAGAGACATATGGGCTCAGATTATAAAGTAACTATAGACGATAAGAAATATACACCACAGGAAATTTCAGCAATGATTCTTCAGAAACTTAAAAAAGATGCTGAGAGTTACCTTGGTGAAACAGTAAGCGAAGCTGTAATCACAGTTCCTGCATATTTCAATGATGCACAGCGTCAGGCAACAAAGGATGCAGGTAAGATTGCAGGTCTTGATGTAAAGCGTATTATTAACGAACCAACAGCAGCAGCACTTGCTTATGGTCTTGATAATGAAACAGAACAGAAAGTAATGGTATATGACCTTGGTGGTGGTACATTTGATGTATCTATCATTGAAATTGGTGATGGTGTAATTGAAGTTCTTTCAACAAACGGTGATACACATCTTGGTGGCGATGACTTCGACCAGAAGATTATTGACTGGATGGTTTCTGAATTTAAGAAAGCTGAAGGCGTAGATCTTTCAACAGATAAGATGGCTCTTCAGAGATTAAAGGAAGCAGCAGAAAAGGCTAAGAAAGAGCTTTCATCTGCAACAACAACCAATATCAACCTTCCATTCATTACAGCAACTGCCGATGGTCCAAAGCATTTTGATATGAACCTTACAAGAGCTAAATTTGAAGAACTTGTAAATGACCTTGTAGAAAGAACAGCAATTCCTGTTCAGAACGCTATGAAGGATGCAGGTTTAAATTACTCAGATATATCTAAGGTACTCTTAGTCGGTGGTTCAACCCGTGTACCATGTGTACAGGAAAAGGTTAAACAGCTTACAGGCAAGGAACCTAATAAGAGTCTTAACCCTGATGAATGTGTAGCTATAGGTGCTTCTATCCAGGGTGGTAAATTAGCAGGTGATGCAGGTGCAGGCGACATCCTTCTTCTTGATGTAACTCCACTTTCACTTTCAATTGAGACAATGGGTGGTATTGCAACAAAACTTATCGAGAGAAATACAACAATTCCTACAAAGAAGAGTCAGGTATTCTCAACAGCAGCAGATAACCAGACAGCCGTTGATATCAACGTACTTCAGGGTGAAAGACAGTTTGCAAAAGACAATAAATCACTTGGACAGTTCAGACTTGACGGTATTCCACCAGCAAGAAGAGGTGTTCCTCAGATTGAAGTTACATTCGATATTGATGCAAACGGTATTGTTAATGTATCAGCTAAAGACCTTGGAACAGGTAAGGAACAGCATATTACAATTACATCAGGCACTAATATGTCAGATGATGATATTGAAAAGGCTGTAAAGGAAGCAGCAGAATTTGAAGCACAGGATAAGAAACGTAAGGAAGGAATTGAAGCACGTAATGAAGCTGATTCAATGGTATTCCAGACACAGAAGGCCCTTGATGAAGTAGGCGATAAGATTTCAGGAAGCGATAGAGATGCCGTTGAAGCAGATCTTAATGCTTTGAAAGCTGTTATCGACAGAACAACACCTGAATCAATGACTGATGCAGATGTAGATGAAATTAAAGCTGCTAAAGATAAACTTATGAACAGTGCACAGACATTATTTGCAAAGCTTTATGAACAGGGACAGGGAGCTGCCGGAGCAGCAGGTCCTGACATGGGAGCCGGTGCAGGTCCTGATATGGGAAATAACTCAGGAGCAGCAGATGATGTTGTTGACGGAGACTACAGAGAAGTTTAA